TATCATTAGAAATACATATTTGAACGTAAAATTTACTTATCTTTTACAAATAAATatttacaaataaataaatttatgtatattaataattattgtTGGTTAAAATCACAGTGATCGTCGTGCAGACCCGTGCAACGGCACGGGTACCTTACTAGttccaaataaaaaaagaagTGCATTTCAAGATATCTATATGACTAGAACTATGAAAATGTCATTGTAGTTTAGGTACTACTCTCCAAGGTTCAACTTGGTACATCAGTGAGGCAACAGAGGGAAAGAAACTTTTACAACATCCAAATCGACCAAGTAACACCGGGGAAATTTCATGTATCAAAAATGGAAGAGTTGCTTCCTGTTCATCGTTGAGCTTCCATCAGAGCTTCCCTCAGATTTTAGTACAGCAAACAAACGGACCAAACAAGTAGCGGGATATAGTGTCAACATTATGGAGTTATACACAGTTGCTGTGTCATTGTATCAAATTCTTGGTGCTGCATTAAAAACCATAGGTACATCAGTTGAGTGCcaaaaaagagtaaaatactACTATGTAAGGAAATAATTAGAGCAGCATAGAATAGTCTAATCCTGCTTATAGCTAATAGGATTAATGGTTCATTTTCATTCATTAAGACTGGATGAGGCACTTGATTgttaacaacaacaaaatggCATATTATTTGGGtatgaatttcactaagttaaggtGCAAGAAGCAAACAGTGGCTTTATTACAAAATTGACTACATTCAAATAAGCAGAAACTTTGCTTCATTATAACTAGACGACTTAGGTTCTGTATATTTCTTCTATTACTATAGGAATCATACTGACCAGGGCTATTGAAAAGCACCTAAAAGCTCTTCATACCATTCAAGCAGTATGTCAGtggcaatgtcatgctcaaatttAGTTTGTCTCATGTGTGCTGAAGAGATAAACTAAATAAAACTTTGGTTATCTTGTTTACCAAAGGATTCCCTAGACTAATTAACTAAGCTCAATTTCTTAGTTAGTCGTTAGCTATAGCCTACGCTTTCTTGGTAGCCAACCTTCACAGCGAACAGATATGTACATTACTGTATAATATTACTTTACAATACAGAGTATCTACCTCCACCAATTGTTGCTTCAGGCAACCGTTCGATTGAGTACTTGTGTTTGGTGATGTACATTATGGGCACACCAGGAATCTGCAATACAGAAATCCAGCTCAGGGGTGCTCAGGGTTCATGCATCCAGGTCCAATAGCAAGACAATCAAAGATGGAGAAAAGATTAGTGACTTTACCTTCCGGATCCTTCTCTTCAAGTCCCGATCACATGTTGCAACAATGTAGCATTTATGCTGCACTCAAGAAAATATTTAGAGTAAATAAGCAGCAGATGAGTTTCCTGCTATTTTTATTTGAAACTATTTCTAATAGAAGTGTTCACTTTACTTAAATGAATATACTGCAAAAGCCAAGAATTTGGAAAATAAGGCTCATAAACACcaagaatgaaacaaataacACTCAATCATATTCATTAGCTTAATTATGAAttcaaattgagaaaaaataacGAAAACAAAACTTCGTCGCAATTTTTCAAAGTAAAAAATTACAAGGGACATAAGGGAGAGGAAAACTCCCAAATGTAAGTATCCTGATATACTATATATTCATTTTTCAATTGAAAAATATCAATAGAAATGAGCTTACGGATCTACAAAACCATATGAAGAAATACCTAAGTCCAGTAAAATAGGAAATAAATATCTAATACGACCAATTGAtaagaaaccaaaaaaaatgtactaatATATTAGAAAGATCTTGCCTTCATTgttgaacaaaacaaaaaagataaactattctAAAGCCAGAAAAAGACAAATGAATCTTAATAATCAAGATGATCCCACATGTTTCTGAACATGTCACAGATGCATAAAAGTAAGTCACACCTGAGTAACTCTCTCAACAAGGCAGTCATCAGCATAGGTCCCTTTGTGTGTACATAGTATTCTCTCAAATCGAGGATCTTTTGCAATCCTGTCATGTATAAAAGCAATTAATTATCCACAATAAGAGACTGGAACAATACTATTTCTTTGCTCAAGTCTAAACAAAAAAAACCATCGAAGAAGATTGATTTGTACTCTATCACTCTGTCTAAAGTTTTACCCTTTGTGAACTCCTCCTATGtctatttttttaatagaaTATGAAAACGGATGAAATTAAAAGTTGGTTTTCTAATTCATGttatcttttaaaaaattagGGATTTTAGCATAGAAATATACCAATCATAAACTCAATTGATAATGCACATAGTAAAGAAGAAACTTCGCCAAAAGAAATGTTCAGCCTAGCTAGCATTCATGaataattttgaatttcacATGCATATCCCGAATGAATGAGAATATAAAGCAATGAAAATCAAGGATTAGGAACATGAAATAATTTCTACCTTAAAGCTACACGATACTTTTGTCCTAACTTCTCAAGTTCTGCCATTACACAGTCTGTGATACAAGGTGTGCCTGAAAATCCAAAGTATCAATAGAATAAGAGTAAGAGTTAAGTATGGGATGTTTTATTCaaataacaaatttttaatcTTATAAAGGTTATCACAACATAAGATCTGAAACCTAATAGAAATCCCAACACTCAACTAAAATTAAACATGAAATTCATAAACTGAGACATTAAATCATCTATTTAAACTCACATTTTGCATATAAGCAGTCCATCATTCCCTTCTCGAGATCCAACTACATAAACAAAGCCAATGAATTGTGTGAGCCACCATCGATGGAAATCATCAAAATACAGTCACAACTCACAAACATCATCAGCAACACCATGTACTATAATTTTAAACATACTATTCCATGAGAAGCTGCTACACATGCAGAACCAGATATAATCATACAATAGTTCATTCAATTCTTCAGTTAACAGAGGGAAACAAGTATCACAAGTTCACAACAAGTGCAAAgttttgaagaagaaaaatatacTATAACTTACCTTATTCTGGATAGAGAAATTGATGAAGTTGGTATCCACCAGAACACGATAAGGGGGTCCCAACGCAGTATTGTATTGGAAGAAAAGAGCCGAAGAATAATGTGGACTAAACAAGCCAAATTCAAACCAtacattaataaaataaaaatagtgcTAGTGAAAGTAAAAGGTGATAACAAACGCTTACACGTTTCTGGGCAAGTTTTCCTTTACATGGTTCTTCTTTTCTGGGTTCAAAACCTCTTGTTTATAGCTGAATTCGCACAAATTCCAGCAGTGAAAACAGAGCACATAACAAAGaaactaacaattaacaaagaACACAACAAAAACAAACTCACTTTTTAATTGCTTTGGAAGAAACAAGCTTCTTCCTTACCGCAAATTTTGGTCCCTTCTTCGCTTTTCCCATTGTTGCCAGACCTTGATTCTGCAAAACCCTAGCACTGTTACAGTAATCACAACCacgaagagagaaaagagaaaacaaaaacatgATGGTGGGCCTTTGGGCTCAAGCCCAATTTTAAAGCCCACAcattaagaattaaaaaataaagattaattaatatttaactaCTTATTAGTGTGACCTGTATAATAGTTGTCAAGTGGGGTTTGTTGTGAAGATTCCATTATAGCCGTTATTAACAATTCACTTAGGACCTCACACCCTAAACCCAGTTCAGTTATTTACAGCTAGCATCTTCATTTACATTCTAACCCTCTAACTAATTCAAATTTGCATAAATACACCCCTTAAATACACACGTAGGACCCACTCTCTGAAAACACcatattctctctctctcaactcACTTGACACCTCACCTCACCGTTGATTCTTTCTTGAACCATCTTGTCCGTTGATCTCGCCGGAGATTCAAGAAAGAGTAGAGATGGTGCACTAGCATTCTAgagagagagttagagagagaaacaatgCCGTCGCCGGCGAAGAAGACGCCGCCGCAGCAGCAGCAGCTAGTGTTGGAGATCAACTTGATCTCGGCACAGGGCCTCAAGCCCCCTTCCTCTCTCCGCCGGAGGCTACAAACCTACGCCGTCACGTGGATCGACCCTTCCATGAAGCTCCGAACACGAGTCGACAAAATCGGCGGCCAGAACCCTACCTGGAACGACAAGTTCCTCTTCCGCGTCACGCCGGAGTATGTTGCTAGCGAGACCTCTGGAATTTCAGTCGCCATCTACGCCGTCGGGACCTTCCGCGACCACCTCGTCGGCACCGTGAGGTTCCTGATCAGCAACATTGTGTCTCCCGGCACGCCGCGCTTCACCTTCACCGCCGTCCAGATACAGCGGCCGTCGGGGAGGTTTGACGGCGTGATGAACATCGGCGCGATGGTGATAGACGGCTCGTCAGGTTTCCCGGCGCTGGAGAAGATATCGGCGATTGGTTACCGCGACCTGATGGGAGAGAAGATGCAGAGCCGGCCGCGGAGGAAGATGAAGTCGAAGTCGAAGGCGGAGGAGAACGAGGAGGTTTCGAGCGAATCTTGTGAGAATTCTTGCACGGAGTCGGTGGATTTGGATGAGGCGGAGTCTTCGACGACGACGTCGTCTTCATCGTCGCCGAGATCGACGGCGGCGGCGACGACGGCGTTGAAGGAGTGGAACGGGGTGAGGGAATTGGCCGGAGCGGGAAAGAAGGGGTTAGCGGGTTCGGGATTCTTGTGCTGCTTGGTGGCCCCCGGTAGTATCCGGTGCCTGGGTCCCACCACCAACCGCAATGAGTTAGAAAGGTAAAATCATGATCATCGATCAccataagaagaagaagaagtcaaGTACTATAGTCTAGTTTGGTCAACATGATGGACGGTGGAGATTCTCCGTGGCGAATTCACATCTCTAGCTATTCGTGTTTGCCATTTCTCTGTCACTGCCTCTTGTTGTACAGTAGTCTCTGCCTACAGTGTTCtgcttttgaaattttttttagctCTAGCTTGTTGCCTTACAATTCAAGCTTTCATAAATACATGAAATTCAAAGTTTGTGCTGGGATGCATGTTTTTCAATTAAGTAATTGAACTTGAAAGTCTATTTGCTCACTTATTTTGGTATCATAATCAAGAAACAAATATTGATTAGCTGCTCTGCACTAAAATTAGATGAGCAGTACTCACAGATCATCACCAAAGCAAGAGCCTTTGTCAATTCAATTTCCCCTTTATGTGAGACCAACATACCTTTCAAACCTCCAAGGAAAATCCATCCACATTCTTTAACAACTCATCGAACAAAATAAAGAGAGACATTTTTGCACTTTAGTCAATTGATCAATCCATTAATTGAAAGCATAAAACTAAGATAGACTAGTGTTTTGAGGTGTGCTTCAGCATCTTGGCGGACTTATGGTGTATGTTTGATATATTGTAAATTGGGATCGCGATTTCTAATGCATATTCAACAAATGAAATCCAAAAAGAGAGTCTTATAATGTGGTCGAGATTCCCATGCATCATGGCCAACTTATAATCTCTGTCTAGGCGGACTCATATAGTGACCGACTTACGCCGTGCATCAAGGCCGAGTAACCTCATGTCACCTGGCTAACTTATATAATACTAAGTCAAGTTACTGAGTGTCCAACTTCCAATGTTAGACTATATGCTCATGTGATTAGGATGACTTATACAATACTAAGGTCAGTTATTGTGCGTTGGGACTTACAATATTAGGCGAAGTTACCTCATATACCTATTGAGACTTATGCAACCTTTTAACTAATTTATCGAGTGTCCTAATTACACATATGCAATAACTAATTTATGATTGCTACTGTTAAGGTAACTTTAAATCAATTCCCTAATTAAACGGTTTTACTGCTCGAATTCCTCAAGTTCCACGACCCAATACCCAACATTGTCAAACACTTTGCTTGAGGATAAGCAAAGCATGTAAAAGAGCTCAAATCCACCATTTGCCCACCTACAAGAAGGACGTTTGACTCAATGTTTGGCCATGGACTCTCGGGCatgctttttcttttcattttgcaAATATATTTGGTTGGCTTTCCATTAAAATTTTGGAGATAACAGGACAAACAATCACAACATTGAAAGCTGAAATTGATCGATATTGTAGAGGAACCAAGGGTAAACTATTGGAAGTGAGGCCCTGCATTACACGTTACTTCGCTGGAAAGAGTCTTCTTCTAGTGGTGTGGTGTGGCCACCATCACTCTTTTTTGCAACAATTCTTAACACAACATAATTGTGCACACTCCTTCGGCCAAAGGTAAGGACACCACATGCTACTTATGTCTAGTATATATTTGATTCTTGGCATGGCTTTTGAGCCAACTTTCTACTTTTACTCCTTTAATTAACATTTTGTCTTACGAAAACGATGAGGTGGTGTTCAACACGTACCCATTGTTACGGGTTAATCACCCTAGCTATCTGTTTGTATATTATGaagaataattattaatttctcTTCCAATCTTTATGTATGTGAGTGAGTTTTATTGGGAAATCATAGAGAAATTAGAAAGTTTGAGAATAGTTAACGCACAAGAATATAGTggggaaaattttaaaattagagAAAAATTATGGTCGTTGTTATAACACACATATTTCACTTTTAACCACCTCATGACTTCAATACACTCACATACTCCAAAGCAAATACTTACATTACATTTCACAAGACTCTAAAATCATAGAGAAATCATAGAgtataagaaaaagaaaacacaaacagAAGCCTAAAATGTTTCCTCGTGGTAGTGCTTGATATGTTGTTACAAGGAACTTGAAATCTTTATATATAGTGTTGGTGATCTTGGACTCGACCACCTTTCACCACGCCGCACAATGTGAGATTTTTCTAAGATATTTTCCTTGACCTCTTTCTTTCTACATCAACATTAGAAATGTGAGACATACATTATAATCAACCTCAACAACTTCCACCGTGATTGCAAGGTCTTGAGTCTCCGTTGTGTACATCGACAATTATAGCTTTCACTGTCTTAACCGACAATCCCAATTCTCATTGCCTATATTGACAAAGAAAATTATGATACTCCACCATGAAGAGCACATCGTGCACTAGGTAGGTACATAGAAAAGGGAAGTGGGTCACAACATACACGCTTAAATATCAATTCTTTTTAGCCATAACCTTCCAAATAAAACTTTCACAATATCACCTTGACTTTGAGTAAAAACTACCATCATAGTCGTCACCTTGGTCATAGTCGTCACCTTGGTCGAATCATCTACTCCAACACCATTAGTGGAAAACCATATAGAAATTAAAAAGCAAGAGTACAACTAATGCACAAAAAATATAACGTgtcattaaaaaatatataccgCATCAATCATTAATCTCTCTTCCTTTTATTTCACTTTGATacattattcttttaattaagtTTAAAGTATCCACTGCCGACAACAATAATTAATCTTATTGTTACGAGTATGCAGAGCAGTAAACGACTAACTATAATATGCGTTTCATTTTCATGGACGATGATGAAACCCCAACTTCATACTTTAAAATAACTTAACACACAATACATAAATAGATGAATTAACGCtgctcactctctctctctttctctctcctaaAGTGTTTTTTGTGTTGTGTTGCTTGGCCTTGTTTATCAACCAAATCTGGAGCCACCCATTTCTCTGTTCTTCCCTTTGAAAGCAAAATGCACGCCTCCTCCATTCCCCAAACTTGAATGCTTTTGAGGCACCTCTCAAAGAATCTTAATCGCTATTCACTGAATCTAATTTCCCATTTTCTTCGTCCCTTCCTTTTCGGGTCGCTCATATGAACGCTCATTGAATTCCTTCCTTCCATACCCTTTTCCTGCAAACAAGGTATTTTCATTTCTCCAGTTCAATTCTCTcgaaaaaattcagtttttttcagaaaaaagtTTATTGCTTTAGTGTTTTGCTCAATTGATCTGTATGTGTTTTGGGAATTTTGATATTAGATTGGGATTTCTCAGGATCTAGGATTGGATGTTTGCTTGATGTGtatttcaccttttttttttccaattgttTGAATTGTGCCTTATGTTCAAGGTTATGGAAAGTTGCTTTGTGTCAAATGTTGTTTCTTTTCCTTTAAAGGGGAGTTAATTTTCTGTTTATATCTTCTTCTGTCCTTGTTGTATTTTATTCCAAGTTACTTTTGATTATTTACCCTGCACAtgaatgttatttttattgtgatttttgCACAATAGATCATGGTTGGATGATCCAAAATAcccttttcattttgttgtGACTAACTTGTGAGGTGCTTTACCTTGTTGAATTTGAACATAGGAAGACATATCTCCACAATCTAAGTATACCCTTTTATTTGTTATCATGATGCTTTATTAACCAATTAACCATctgtctttttcttttattcttgtGTTGTAATATGGTCTTGTAGGTCTTTCCTTTCAACAACAATGGAAGGGGAAATATCATGGATAAGCCACTATGATAACAGACGAAGGGAGATTCGGGATTTTGTTTCACTTTCAGAACCTGGTGAGGAAGATGAAAAAGAAGGAACTATTGTTTCTGTGGATGAAGTTTTGCCTGGTGACTTGTTGGAACATATCCTAATGTATCTCCCCATTGCGAGCATTTTTAGAGCTTGTTGTGTGTGTAAAAGATGGCGTGAAATTGTTACTAAAGAGAGGTTTTTATCGAACCTTTCACATATTCTTCCGCAGAAACCTTGGTACTTTATGTTTACAAACTGTGATGAACCAATCGGTTATGCTTTTGATCCCTTCCTTCGCAAATGGTATGGCGTTGAACTTCCATGCATTGACACTTCTAATTGGTTTATTGCTTCATCCGGTGGCATGGTTTGCTTCATGGACTATGACATCAAGGATGAATTATACGTCTGCAACCCTATTACCAAAAGCTACAAGAAACTTGAGGACCATCCAGCTTTGAAATTTTCTGATTACAATGCATTAGCACTCTCAGTGAACAGGGAATCTCACAGTTACACCGTGGCAATTGTAAGATCTAAGCAAGTCCCAAAAACCTTTTTCGAGTGGGATATCTCAATTCATTTATACCATTCAGAAAAAGTAACTTGGGAGACACCTTTAACAGAGGTTTCGATGGGTTGGAGAGGTGGTAACGAGAGTGTGATATGTAATGGGGTGCTATACTTTTTAGCTTACTCAACTGGAGGCGGCCTGCTGGAAAATCGCCATGCCCTAGTTGCATATAATTTGTCCAACTGTTCTTCTCAAGATAGCTTAACAACGAGCTTTATTCCAGTACCTTGTTATCTAACATGTGCCCGTCTAATGAATTTGAAGGGGAAGCTTGTAATGGTGGGAGGAATCGGTAAATCAGCTCGACATGACATAATAAAAGGAGTTGGTATATGGGTTCTGAATGATAGGAAGTGGGAAGAGATTGGACGAATGCCGCTCAAATTCTTCCAAGGCTTTGGGGAGTTTGATGATGTTTTTGCTAGTAGTGGTGCAGATGATCTTATATTTATTCAAAGTTATGGAGCTCCCACTCTTCTCATATATGACATGAGCCATAACCAATGGAAATGGTCACCAAAGTGCCCTGTGACAAAAAGATTTTCCCTGCAGTTCTTTACTGGTTTTTGCTTTGAGCCTAGGCTTGAAATTGCTCCATAGATCTCCATACAATCAATGCTGTTATTGAGACTTGTATCTGAGGCTCTTCAGCTTATGTTCTTCCTTGTTCTTTGAGCTAAAATTTAATATGATTTTTGTATGTTAGCATTTCATACAAGATGTATTTGCTGATAAAACTTCTTAGTCATGAATACGAGATTATTATTCAAAGCACTTAAAAATACCACAACTATAttatttttacctttttttattCTCTCTGTTCATGCTCTTGCTCTAATAAGAATTCCTGCCTTCTCCATTTCTTTTGGTGTTAAGAAATGATTATGCCGTACTCGCCCCCTCTCTATATTACACTCCTCTTGTTGGGATTATGATTATCTCGTATATTACATTACAATGTCAAATAAAGTATTGTGTCTATATTTCTCTTCATAATTATTTTAAGGGTACCTTCTACTAATTTgcatgaagagagagatagattCAAAATGTCAGCAcaaggaaacatgatgaaattTACATATAAGAGGATCTTGATTCCGTCTTGATGGCTCTTTTGGGTGTGCATTTACATTTACTTGTTTCATGTGTGCCCATCAAGTGGCAATTTGGTTCTAGTTTCCTCATTGTGAATAGACCAACTTTGTTCTGCTGACCACTACCTGTGTCCTTCAGAGCTGTGCAATATTTATGGCTTTAGACTGTCTTCACAGTTGCACCTTTTAAAACTTGTATTGAGAGTCTGAATTTTAAAGGCATTTACTATTGTTGATTTCTAGCAATGTGTTTAATAGTCCTTACcatttaggctatgtttgaaTATCTTTTGGCTCCAAAGTAAACAGATGTTAGCATGCACTTCAAGGTAAAAAAAGTTCATCTTATGAATTGATTTATAAGTTCGTTAATGTTATACTCAAATAGTCCAATGGTATCTAAACACATACATATTTAGTCTTATCATATTGTGGTGACCTAAAAAAAGAGGAAGTTTCATACAGACATATCTTAGTTGACTGAGGTTCCTTAATGATTTTGAATGGACTTTATGGGACCTTTTGGAGCATCTTTAACACATTTTAATGTAAGTTTTGACTTATTGGTGAACCAATGGGCATGCTATGCCCACATCGTGTTCTGTACTCTCTGCAAGTGAGATTGAGTGTGCCGTCCACACATCACTATTTAATTTTTGGCAATGTTAAAAGATGAAAAACTGCTATGTTAAGGTTAGTGATGTGATGTCTACGGCTGATTTAGCAAAGATGGGTTTTCCTTAGTGGAGATGTGACAAAGAAAGGTTAAATAAACAAACAAATAACCTTTTGGAAATGGCTTTCACTAGCCAACAAGGCAAGGGAAGAATATTCAAAAGATTTCTCAGCTAGGATTGGGATGAAGGAGTTGCTGAGTAAATGAGAAAGTAACTTGCCTGGGGTGTTATCAATACTGTTAATAGCAGAACAAATGCGTCACATCCTGTTAGAATTTAGAAATGCTTAGTTGTCTTCTGCTCTCTTGCAAACTTGAATTGATTGTGAAGTCAAAACCAATTATCAGGATATACTTATATTCCACCTTTGTTAAGTAATAAAGAAAAACatactaaataaataaaaaatgtaaagtTATTATATTTCAAGTATGTTCATTATCTCATGTCCATTTTTTTAGATGGGCCTATATGCTACCGGGTGGTGGGTTTGGGCTGAGAACTTTGAGcccagagagaaagagaaacagCCGGCAAAAAGTAAGGCACAGACATAAACGGGTCTTGTGATTCCCATTCCCATTCCCATTCCCAGGTTTAAGGAACGAGGAGGAAGCAGTTATCCATATCAGAGTGCCGGCACCACCACCCGACTCCGGTCAGTTTCATTTCCTGCTCAGCGAGTTTCTTCATACACACACTTGTTCTCTCTGTTCTCAGTCACGGCTGTCACGCACGCGACAAGGGTTTGGGTTTTGTGATTCTCAGTCACTCAAAAGGTAATGCTTTCTCAAATTTCTAGAAAAGGGTTTGGGTTCTATCTAGGGTTTGATAGATAGAAGTACAACATAGAAGGATGGAGGGGAGGGAAGACTGAAGTAGTTTAGTTCATCAAATTAATCCCACAACCTTGATTTAAGAAGCAAAATACAGGTGTTACATATGAATGAAGATTTTGTATCGTATGTAGATAAATGGTGTGAGTTAGGGGCTTCCCTTGCATAACCACCCCAGCTACTATTAGAGGGATATACATGACATTCGCTAATACTCAATCTGCTACTCTTGCAATGATTTATAACCATGAGGAGAAAAGATTTGCATCTGCCAATTCTTCCTGGTTCTGTTTTTGCTATGTAGTATCGTGTCTTGGTCATTGACTCAATTATCCTAATCTTGACTTTTAGGCTGGGCTGTGAGCTATGCTTACTTGTATtatatttatgttatttttctttGATGTTATGAAAGACGTCCACTCTCCTTCTTGGACTATAATGTAAACTCTTCTATTTCCAtgagaaact
This is a stretch of genomic DNA from Lotus japonicus ecotype B-129 chromosome 1, LjGifu_v1.2. It encodes these proteins:
- the LOC130731358 gene encoding uncharacterized protein LOC130731358 isoform X2 — protein: MVQERINGENQGLATMGKAKKGPKFAVRKKLVSSKAIKNYKQEVLNPEKKNHVKENLPRNVPHYSSALFFQYNTALGPPYRVLVDTNFINFSIQNKLDLEKGMMDCLYAKCTPCITDCVMAELEKLGQKYRVALRIAKDPRFERILCTHKGTYADDCLVERVTQHKCYIVATCDRDLKRRIRKIPGVPIMYITKHKYSIERLPEATIGGAPRI
- the LOC130731358 gene encoding uncharacterized protein LOC130731358 isoform X1 → MATEIPEVSLATYSGVTRKRNLSFQNQGLATMGKAKKGPKFAVRKKLVSSKAIKNYKQEVLNPEKKNHVKENLPRNVPHYSSALFFQYNTALGPPYRVLVDTNFINFSIQNKLDLEKGMMDCLYAKCTPCITDCVMAELEKLGQKYRVALRIAKDPRFERILCTHKGTYADDCLVERVTQHKCYIVATCDRDLKRRIRKIPGVPIMYITKHKYSIERLPEATIGGAPRI
- the LOC130731359 gene encoding F-box/kelch-repeat protein At3g61590-like — encoded protein: MEGEISWISHYDNRRREIRDFVSLSEPGEEDEKEGTIVSVDEVLPGDLLEHILMYLPIASIFRACCVCKRWREIVTKERFLSNLSHILPQKPWYFMFTNCDEPIGYAFDPFLRKWYGVELPCIDTSNWFIASSGGMVCFMDYDIKDELYVCNPITKSYKKLEDHPALKFSDYNALALSVNRESHSYTVAIVRSKQVPKTFFEWDISIHLYHSEKVTWETPLTEVSMGWRGGNESVICNGVLYFLAYSTGGGLLENRHALVAYNLSNCSSQDSLTTSFIPVPCYLTCARLMNLKGKLVMVGGIGKSARHDIIKGVGIWVLNDRKWEEIGRMPLKFFQGFGEFDDVFASSGADDLIFIQSYGAPTLLIYDMSHNQWKWSPKCPVTKRFSLQFFTGFCFEPRLEIAP